The following coding sequences lie in one Candidatus Poribacteria bacterium genomic window:
- a CDS encoding gfo/Idh/MocA family oxidoreductase has translation MSFRVGIVGTGGIAHAHAGACDALDDVELCAVADVSAESAQRFAEAKGVPAHFGDLDEMLRSV, from the coding sequence ATGAGCTTCCGCGTCGGCATCGTGGGAACGGGCGGCATCGCGCACGCGCACGCCGGAGCGTGCGACGCACTGGACGATGTCGAGCTCTGCGCCGTCGCGGACGTCTCCGCCGAGAGCGCCCAACGTTTCGCCGAGGCGAAAGGCGTGCCAGCGCACTTCGGCGATCTGGATGAGATGCTGCGCTCCGTG
- a CDS encoding CoA-acylating methylmalonate-semialdehyde dehydrogenase produces the protein MSDVLRNYVAGKWTDATGTDFLPVRSPATGETIALVPCSSPTDVGVAARAGEVAFREWSRVPCVERVEPLFRLKGLLESAADDLARSVTVECGKTLSESLGEVRRGIENVANACGMPSLMQGTVSEDIARGIDEFMIRQPLGVVAAITPFNFPAMIPLWFLPYAVATGNCFLLKPSERTPMASQRLMALIVDAGFPPGAVQLVNGDRRTAEAIVDHPAVRAVSFVGTTAVAKAVYSRATSLGKRAQCQGGAKNPAVIMPDADPSLTVRNLADSAFGCAGQRCLAVSVAVVVDENNAMVDALAEVASTRRVGNGLDPDTEMGPVITDESRRRIEASVERALADGAKPLVDGRGCRVPDHEGGFFTAPTILSDVATDGDLARTEVFGPVLALMRAGGLDDAIRIVNGRRYGNQASIYTSDGAAARRFRVEASAGNIGVNVGVAAPMAFFPFSGWNDSFMGDLHGQGAHAVEFYTQTKVVVERWGAPR, from the coding sequence ATGTCTGACGTGCTGAGGAACTACGTCGCCGGCAAGTGGACGGACGCCACGGGGACCGATTTCCTGCCCGTGCGGAGCCCTGCCACCGGAGAGACGATCGCGCTCGTCCCGTGTTCGAGCCCAACGGACGTGGGTGTTGCCGCGCGCGCGGGAGAGGTGGCGTTCCGCGAGTGGAGCCGCGTCCCGTGCGTTGAGCGGGTCGAGCCCCTGTTCCGTCTAAAAGGTCTGCTGGAAAGCGCGGCGGACGACCTTGCCCGTAGCGTGACCGTCGAATGCGGGAAGACGCTCTCCGAGAGCCTCGGTGAGGTGCGGCGCGGCATCGAGAACGTCGCGAACGCGTGCGGCATGCCGTCGCTGATGCAGGGGACTGTCAGCGAGGACATCGCGCGCGGCATCGACGAGTTCATGATCCGCCAACCGTTGGGCGTTGTCGCCGCGATCACGCCGTTCAACTTCCCGGCGATGATCCCGCTCTGGTTCCTGCCGTACGCTGTCGCGACGGGCAACTGCTTCCTCCTCAAACCAAGCGAGCGGACGCCAATGGCCAGCCAGCGGCTCATGGCGCTCATCGTCGATGCGGGGTTCCCGCCCGGCGCCGTCCAGCTCGTCAACGGCGACCGTCGGACGGCAGAAGCCATCGTGGATCATCCCGCCGTGCGAGCTGTCAGCTTCGTCGGCACGACGGCGGTTGCGAAGGCGGTGTACAGCCGCGCCACTTCGCTGGGGAAGCGAGCTCAGTGCCAGGGCGGAGCCAAGAACCCCGCCGTCATCATGCCCGACGCCGACCCGTCCCTAACCGTACGGAACCTGGCGGACTCGGCGTTCGGATGCGCCGGTCAGCGATGCTTGGCGGTCTCCGTCGCGGTCGTCGTCGACGAGAACAACGCGATGGTGGATGCGCTCGCCGAGGTTGCGTCGACGCGACGCGTCGGGAACGGTCTCGACCCCGACACGGAGATGGGTCCCGTCATCACCGACGAGAGCCGCCGCCGCATCGAGGCGTCTGTGGAGCGAGCGCTTGCCGACGGGGCGAAGCCGCTTGTCGACGGTCGCGGATGCCGAGTTCCGGACCACGAAGGCGGCTTCTTCACGGCTCCGACCATCCTGTCAGACGTGGCGACCGATGGCGATCTGGCGCGGACGGAAGTCTTCGGGCCCGTGCTCGCCCTGATGCGAGCGGGCGGTCTGGACGACGCCATCCGCATCGTCAACGGCAGGCGATACGGCAACCAGGCGTCCATCTACACGTCGGACGGCGCGGCAGCGCGCAGGTTCCGCGTCGAAGCCAGCGCCGGGAACATCGGCGTCAACGTCGGCGTGGCGGCTCCGATGGCGTTCTTCCCCTTCAGCGGGTGGAACGACAGCTTCATGGGCGACTTGCACGGACAGGGCGCGCACGCAGTCGAGTTCTACACGCAGACGAAGGTCGTCGTGGAACGCTGGGGAGCGCCGCGATGA